One window of Uloborus diversus isolate 005 chromosome 3, Udiv.v.3.1, whole genome shotgun sequence genomic DNA carries:
- the LOC129219059 gene encoding uncharacterized protein LOC129219059, translating to MSAVNSDNKEISSTLSIEAEPFTPGKMCNSVESKNNARLSSELPSIYTGTTSLQVEERVSRGENKEVLLCTVLIKALDSSGRFQLCRALLDPDSEANFITEDCVNRLGLGRKKANIVVSCIGSTAARTNGLVDLEFSPHFDSKPKLKSSAFVMNKIVGNLPHTSIDVRIQEDFKDLVLVDPSFHKSARIDILLGIDIFLQVLKGEISNRGDGYPSAVRSSFGWIISGSVNLFRDNVPLVLNNIDIDTNELISKFWELDSVPSVSFLSSAEKACEEHFKNTHSRAEDGKYIVKLPFHTSPKELGESRQHALRRLNAVERSLSSNPAKSKQYQDFMKEYLEQKHMETVPETDYAKSEAYYIPHFPVLRESSTTTKLRVVFDASSKSSSGYSLNDLLMVGPRVQLELYPILLRFRTFPVAVCADVEKMFRQIRVHPEDVDWQRIWWRSSLEEPVKEYRLHTVTYGTASAPFLFTRTMHQLALDEKDSFPLASNATLNHFYVDDLLSGASLEEEASELVKQLKTMMAKGGFNLRKWKSNNTNAIKEFLDEEETANLGTEVKVLGIQWCPKADYFSFSIESVKQKLE from the coding sequence ATGAGTGCAGTCAATTCGGACAATAAAGAAATCTCTAGTACCCTCTCTATTGAAGCTGAACCTTTTACTCCAGGAAAAATGTGCAATTctgttgaaagtaaaaataacgcTAGGCTTTCCAGTGAACTTCCTAGCATCTACACAGGTACTACTTCTCTTCAAGTGGAAGAAAGAGTATCTAGAGGTGAAAATAAAGAAGTATTGCTATGTACAGTTCTTATCAAGGCCTTAGATTCTTCTGGGAGGTTTCAGTTATGTCGTGCCTTATTAGACCCTGATAGTGAAGCTAATTTTATTACTGAAGATTGTGTTAATCGACTTGGATTAGGTAGAAAAAAGGCAAACATAGTGGTGTCATGTATTGGCTCTACTGCCGCTCGTACTAATGGTCTTGTAGACTTGGAGTTTTCTCCGCATTTCGATTctaagccaaagcttaaaagtTCAGCATttgtaatgaataaaattgtgggaaatcTACCGCACACATCAATTGATGTTAGAATTCAAGAAGACTTCAAGGATCTAGTACTCGTAGACCCCTCTTTTCATAAGTCAGCTCGAATTGACATTTTGCTTGGTATAGATATTTTCCTTCAAGTGTTAAAAGGTGAAATTAGCAACAGAGGTGATGGTTATCCCTCAGCAGTTCGTTCTTCTTTTGGCTGGATCATTTCAGGTTCTGTCAATTTATTTAGGGATAATGTTCCACTTGTGTTAAATAATATAGATATTGATACTAATGAACTTATTTCTAAGTTTTGGGAGCTGGACTCGGTGCCATCTGTTAGTTTTCTATCAAGTGCTGAGAAGGCTTGTGaggaacatttcaaaaatactcattctagggctgaagatggaaaatACATAGTAAAATTGCCCTTCCACACCTCTCCAAAAGAATTAGGTGAATCTAGACAGCATGCTTTACGCAGGTTGAATGCAGTTGAACGTTCCTTAAGCTCAAACCCGGCAAAATCTAAACAGTACCAGGATTTTATGAAGGAATATCTTGAACAGAAACACATGGAAACTGTTCCCGAAACTGATTATGCAAAGAGTGAAGCATATTACATTCCTCATTTTCCAGTTTTGAGAGAGTCTAGTACAACAACGAAATTGAGGGTGGTGTTTGATGCATCGTCAAAATCATCATCAGGATACTCCCTAAATGATCTATTGATGGTGGGCCCGCGCGTGCAGTTGGAATTGTATCCCATTCTACTTCGATTCAGAACATTTCCAGTTGCAGTCTGTGCCGATGTGGAGAAAATGTTTCGACAAATAAGGGTACATCCTGAAGACGTAGATTGGCAGAGAATTTGGTGGAGAAGTAGTTTAGAAGAACCGGTAAAAGAATACAGATTGCACACGGTAACGTATGGAACTGCAAGTGCGCCATTTCTCTTCACGAGAACAATGCATCAGCTTGCCTTAGATGAGAAGGACAGCTTTCCCCTTGCTTCAAACGCTACATTGAATCATTTTTACGTCGATGACCTTTTAAGTGGTGCGTCATTGGAAGAAGAAGCATCTGAGCTTGTGAAGCAGTTAAAGACTATGATGGCAAAGGGAGGATTTAATCTTCGTAAGTGGAAATCTAATAACACCAACGCGATTAAAGAATTCCTAGATGAAGAAGAGACTGCAAACTTAGGAACTGAAGTTAAGGTTCTTGGTATCCAGTGGTGTCCAAAAGctgattattttagttttagcatTGAGTCTGTGAAACAAAAGCTAGAATAA